The genomic interval AGTTGGTGCCTGTGCTCCAGGGTCAGGTCGCCGCCGTCCCCCTCCTCGGCGACCGAAGCGATCAGTTCCGTACAGAGGTCCTGGCGGGGGTCTGCGTGCCGCTCCCGTACGTACCGGTCGAGCGTGCGCTGCATCGCGACGACGTCCTCGGCCGCGGCGATCTGCTCGTCCTCCGCCAGCGGGCGGAAGAGCAACTCCTCGGCGCGGTGACCCCCGTGGACGACGCCGGGCACGTCGGCGGGGTCGAGGCCGACGATCCTGCCGACGACCTCGCCGGGGAGCCTCCTGGCGTACGCCGACATCAACTCGACGTGCCCGTCCTTGCGCTGCCCGTCCACGAACGTGTCCACCAGGGCCGCTGCGCGCTCGGCGGCGTACGGCAGGACCGCCGCGACCCGGGACGGCGAGAGGCCGCGGACGATGGGTGCGCGCAACTGCTGGTGCCGCGCGCCGTCCGCCGTGACGACGACGGGTCGCCCGCCGAAGCCGCCGCCGAGGATGGCGAGCGCGGCGGGCGCCGGGAGCACGTCGGGCCGTAGGGCCATCGCTGAGGAGAAGTCCTCGGGGCGGCGCAGGACTTCGCGTACGTCGGCGTCCCGGGAGACGAGCCAGGCGTCGAGTTCGGCGAGGTGGGTGAGGCCCTCGGTCTGCCGTGCCCGGGTGTAGGCCGGATACGGGTCGCGCTGCAAGTCGTCGAGCCCGGCGTGCAGTTCGCGGTTCACGGGACACCCTCCGGCCGATGGCGTGATGCGGTGCGGTGCGGTGCGGTGCGGGTCGGGCTCATCGTGCCGGACGGGTGTCCCGGTGCGGTAGGGAACTTCCGGGCAGTTCGGACCAGTTGGTC from Streptomyces sp. NBC_01288 carries:
- a CDS encoding cytochrome P450 → MNRELHAGLDDLQRDPYPAYTRARQTEGLTHLAELDAWLVSRDADVREVLRRPEDFSSAMALRPDVLPAPAALAILGGGFGGRPVVVTADGARHQQLRAPIVRGLSPSRVAAVLPYAAERAAALVDTFVDGQRKDGHVELMSAYARRLPGEVVGRIVGLDPADVPGVVHGGHRAEELLFRPLAEDEQIAAAEDVVAMQRTLDRYVRERHADPRQDLCTELIASVAEEGDGGDLTLEHRHQLVAHLQNLLLAGHLTTTALIGTTVLHLLSHPDQWELLRAEPDRIPAAIEEAARYDTALQGFRRVTTRPVVLAGTELPAGAALFVAFGSANRDEKRHARADTFDITRTPSRHLAFGFGVHSCPGSQLAREQLRLTLEELTTRLPGLRLAEDRPVTMRPTMIHRSPYALHLAW